One region of Serinus canaria isolate serCan28SL12 chromosome 25, serCan2020, whole genome shotgun sequence genomic DNA includes:
- the LOC115484165 gene encoding zinc finger protein 3-like — protein MSSLECGKSYRQSNTLICHQIIHTGEWLYECGKRSKGFRCSSVLIIHQCIHSWERPYQCPECLKRFQSSSHLLLHQWIHTEERLFCCPEWGKGFKNNCDLIRHQRIHTGERPYECSECGKSFTQSSHLNKHQCRHQ, from the coding sequence ATGAGCAGCttggagtgtgggaagagctaCAGGCAGAGCAACACCCTGATCTGCCACCAGATAATCCACACTGGGGAATGGCTCTATGAGTGTGGCAAGCGTAGCAAGGGCTTCAGGTGCAGCTCTGTCCTCATCATCCACCAATGCATCCACTCTTGGGAGAGGCCCTACCAGTGTCCTGAGTGTCTGAAGAGgtttcagagcagctcccatctcctcctgcaccaGTGGATTCACACTGAGGAGAGGCTCTTCTGCTGCCCGGAGTGGGGGAAGGGCTTCAAGAACAACTGCGACCTCATCAGACACCAGCGCATCCACAccggggagaggccctacgagtgctccgagtgtgggaagagcttcaccCAGAGTTCTCATTTGAACAAACACCAATGCCGGCACCAGTAA